Proteins from a single region of Chloroherpeton thalassium ATCC 35110:
- a CDS encoding tryptophan--tRNA ligase encodes MEKIALTGIKPTGTPHVGNYLGAILPALELAEKYRAFYFIADYHALTTVRDGKQLQELTYEVAATWLALGLDHEKVTFFRQSEVPELFELQWILSCNTPKGLLNRAHAYKAAVDQNVAAEKDPDFGVNAGLFNYPVLMASDILMFGTNIVPVGLDQKQHIEIARDIAENFNNTFGDILTMPEGLIQEDLMTIPGTDGRKMSKNYNNTLPLFFPSKQLRKRVMQIQTDSKTVEEPKNPDECNVFAIYRRFATPEQIADMRARYEKGGLGYGTAKQELFELLEARFGQQREKYESLMANKAEIDSILLAGAEKARAVSRPMIHKVRQAIGARPR; translated from the coding sequence ATGGAAAAAATTGCCCTAACGGGAATTAAACCAACCGGAACGCCTCACGTTGGAAACTACCTCGGCGCTATTTTGCCGGCGCTTGAACTTGCTGAAAAATACCGTGCTTTTTATTTCATCGCTGATTACCACGCGCTCACCACCGTTCGCGATGGCAAGCAGCTTCAAGAACTCACCTACGAGGTTGCGGCCACTTGGCTGGCGCTGGGTCTCGATCATGAAAAAGTCACTTTTTTCCGCCAATCCGAAGTACCGGAACTTTTCGAGTTGCAATGGATTCTTTCGTGCAACACACCCAAAGGGCTTTTGAATCGCGCACATGCCTACAAGGCCGCCGTAGATCAAAACGTGGCTGCCGAAAAAGACCCAGACTTCGGCGTGAACGCCGGCCTTTTCAACTATCCCGTTTTGATGGCAAGCGATATTTTGATGTTTGGGACAAACATTGTTCCCGTCGGCTTAGACCAAAAGCAGCACATCGAAATCGCCCGTGATATTGCTGAAAATTTCAATAACACGTTTGGCGACATTTTGACCATGCCGGAAGGATTGATTCAAGAAGATTTGATGACCATTCCGGGCACAGATGGCCGCAAAATGAGCAAGAATTATAACAACACTTTGCCGCTCTTTTTTCCATCGAAGCAATTGCGCAAGCGCGTGATGCAAATTCAAACGGATTCAAAAACGGTTGAAGAGCCGAAAAATCCTGATGAATGTAATGTGTTTGCCATTTATCGGCGATTTGCCACGCCGGAGCAAATCGCAGACATGCGCGCGCGCTACGAAAAAGGTGGCTTGGGTTATGGAACGGCCAAGCAAGAATTGTTTGAACTTCTGGAAGCGCGTTTTGGCCAGCAGCGCGAAAAATACGAGTCGCTCATGGCAAACAAAGCTGAGATAGATAGCATCCTGTTAGCTGGCGCTGAAAAAGCACGCGCCGTTTCTCGCCCAATGATACACAAAGTCCGACAAGCGATTGGGGCACGGCCTCGCTAA